One Spirochaeta africana DSM 8902 genomic window carries:
- the aspS gene encoding aspartate--tRNA ligase, with the protein MEYKKRTVTCGDLRAEHAGMPVVLNGWVHRNRDHGGIHFINLRDRYGITQVVVDQDAPEATRHLAESLKMEFCVAITGTVRRRPDSMINPDMQTGEIEVAATGIQILSSCEVLPFMIDEETETREDLRLQYRYLDLRSFGMQHRIALRNQVSFRVREYLQNQGFYEIETPTMIKSTPEGARDFLVPSRLNPGSFYALPQSPQLYKQLLMVSGFDRYFQLAHCFRDEDARGDRQPEHTQIDMEMSFVSRDDVFAVTEGLMGHVFRSTLDIELPARFPRLSYHEAMNRFGSDKPDLRFEMELQDFTSFAAGSGFGVFESVAESGGSIKLLVVPGGAGYSRKQITELEDVAKTYHAKGLAFAKVTAEGLESGIGKFFTDKAAEIKAAFGATEGDLLLFVADSWKVACTALGAVRTRLGTQLELIPANTFAFAWVVDFPLFEWDDELQKWEPAHHMFTMPRAEYLETMEQDPGAVKGDLYDLVCNGYEMASGSIRVHNPELQQRIFDIVGFPREEAEERFGFLLKAFRYGAPPHGGIAPGLDRLLMVMTGTPTIREVIAFPKNTQGISPMDESPSPIDADQLRDLGLMPLPREDATGQT; encoded by the coding sequence ATGGAATACAAGAAGCGAACCGTTACCTGTGGGGATCTGCGTGCCGAGCATGCAGGCATGCCAGTTGTCCTGAATGGTTGGGTACACCGCAACCGTGATCATGGCGGGATTCATTTTATAAATCTCCGCGATCGCTACGGGATCACGCAGGTCGTGGTCGATCAGGACGCACCGGAAGCCACCCGCCACCTGGCCGAAAGCCTGAAGATGGAGTTCTGCGTCGCTATAACCGGTACCGTTCGCCGCCGCCCCGACAGTATGATCAATCCCGATATGCAGACGGGTGAGATCGAGGTTGCAGCAACCGGGATCCAGATCCTGTCCAGCTGCGAGGTTCTCCCGTTCATGATTGATGAGGAAACCGAAACCCGCGAGGATCTGCGCCTGCAGTACCGGTATCTTGATCTGCGCAGCTTTGGCATGCAGCACCGGATAGCCCTGCGCAACCAGGTTTCGTTCCGGGTACGCGAGTATCTGCAGAACCAGGGGTTTTACGAAATCGAGACCCCAACCATGATCAAGTCGACCCCCGAAGGGGCCCGCGATTTTCTGGTTCCTTCCCGCTTGAACCCGGGCAGCTTTTACGCCCTGCCGCAGAGTCCGCAGCTGTACAAGCAGCTGCTGATGGTCTCCGGCTTTGATCGCTATTTTCAGCTGGCGCACTGTTTCCGCGACGAGGATGCCCGCGGCGACCGGCAGCCGGAGCATACTCAAATCGACATGGAGATGAGCTTTGTATCCCGTGACGACGTGTTCGCCGTTACCGAAGGCCTGATGGGTCATGTCTTCCGGTCCACCCTGGACATCGAACTCCCGGCCCGGTTTCCCCGCCTGAGCTATCACGAGGCAATGAATCGCTTCGGCTCCGACAAGCCGGATCTGCGCTTCGAGATGGAGCTGCAGGACTTTACCAGTTTTGCAGCCGGCAGCGGCTTCGGTGTTTTCGAAAGTGTCGCCGAGAGCGGCGGCAGCATCAAGCTGCTGGTGGTGCCTGGCGGGGCAGGCTACAGCCGCAAACAGATCACCGAACTCGAAGATGTCGCAAAGACCTACCACGCCAAGGGGCTGGCCTTTGCCAAGGTCACCGCCGAGGGTCTGGAAAGCGGTATCGGCAAGTTCTTTACCGACAAGGCAGCAGAAATCAAGGCCGCCTTCGGGGCCACAGAGGGGGATCTGCTGCTGTTTGTAGCCGACTCCTGGAAGGTAGCATGCACGGCCCTTGGGGCGGTACGCACCCGCCTGGGCACCCAGCTCGAGCTTATTCCCGCCAACACCTTCGCCTTTGCCTGGGTTGTGGACTTTCCGCTGTTCGAGTGGGACGATGAGCTGCAGAAATGGGAGCCGGCACATCACATGTTCACTATGCCGCGCGCCGAGTATCTGGAGACCATGGAGCAGGATCCCGGCGCAGTCAAGGGAGATCTGTACGACCTGGTCTGCAACGGGTACGAGATGGCCTCCGGTTCCATCCGTGTGCACAACCCCGAGCTGCAGCAGCGTATCTTCGACATTGTCGGCTTTCCGCGCGAGGAGGCCGAGGAGCGCTTCGGCTTCCTGCTGAAGGCCTTCCGCTACGGTGCCCCGCCACATGGCGGGATTGCCCCGGGACTGGATCGCCTGTTGATGGTAATGACCGGCACCCCCACCATCCGTGAGGTCATAGCCTTTCCGAAAAACACCCAGGGGATCAGTCCGATGGATGAATCTCCGAGTCCAATCGATGCAGACCAGCTGCGGGATCTCGGCCTGATGCCGCTGCCGCGGGAAGATGCCACCGGACAGACATGA
- a CDS encoding M15 family metallopeptidase encodes MNRPALIILLLLLSAATIRGLPDIPADLQRLQHAYPGAFAVLYREGWRVCFPDGPCIPWDAGRRHSSYADLLAEPNLKDMFAQSYQPLSPDTEEYPELQHNHDPGRIRHQGFFQALYGSTREEVETRLRDVEWMPTVSPPGQAQVLRVTTAFGIADRVERISAALEQLPAEYHHFLMPSAGAYYWRTIAGTNRLSMHSFGIAIDINPRYGAYWRWDTPASARTRLPAEIVRIFEREGFIWGGSWYHYDSFHFEYRPELLPAELDN; translated from the coding sequence ATGAACCGTCCCGCGCTGATTATACTGCTGCTGTTGTTGTCAGCCGCCACGATCCGGGGTCTGCCCGATATCCCGGCCGACCTGCAGCGGCTGCAACATGCCTACCCCGGCGCCTTCGCGGTGCTGTACCGCGAGGGCTGGCGGGTGTGCTTTCCCGATGGCCCCTGCATTCCCTGGGATGCCGGGAGGCGCCACAGCTCATATGCCGACCTGCTGGCCGAGCCCAACCTCAAGGATATGTTTGCCCAGTCTTATCAGCCGCTGTCGCCCGATACCGAGGAATACCCTGAGCTGCAGCATAACCATGACCCGGGGCGCATCCGGCATCAGGGGTTTTTTCAGGCCCTGTACGGCAGCACCCGGGAGGAGGTAGAGACCCGGCTGCGCGATGTGGAATGGATGCCCACGGTATCCCCGCCCGGCCAGGCGCAGGTACTGCGGGTTACCACCGCGTTCGGCATCGCCGACCGGGTGGAACGAATCTCGGCCGCCCTTGAACAGCTGCCGGCGGAGTACCACCATTTTCTGATGCCGTCGGCAGGGGCATACTACTGGCGCACCATCGCCGGCACCAACCGCCTGAGCATGCACTCATTCGGGATTGCGATCGATATCAATCCTCGTTATGGCGCCTACTGGCGCTGGGATACCCCGGCGTCGGCGAGAACCAGGCTGCCCGCCGAGATTGTCCGTATTTTCGAACGCGAGGGGTTCATCTGGGGCGGGAGCTGGTACCACTACGACAGCTTTCACTTTGAGTACCGTCCGGAACTGCTGCCCGCAGAACTCGATAATTAA
- a CDS encoding phosphoglycerate dehydrogenase, translating into MHTIKTYNKIAASGLEILAGKGYTVDENAADAQGIILRSHKLQPEEITTSVLGIARAGAGYNNVPVDHCSEHGIVVFNTPGANANGVKELVIAGMLLSSRQVYPALAWAQSIKDQGEDVPKMIEKEKSRFAGPEIAGKTLGIIGLGAIGVLVANSAIALGMRVIGYDPFLSVESAWGMSAAVEKATNPDQVYQQADYLTIHVPQNDKTKGMINAEVLAKMKDDARILNFARGGLVDNAAVLAALDAGTLGAYVTDFPDASLLGRDDVIAIPHLGASTPESEENCAIMAANQLDEFLTRGNIINSVNFPACSMPMTTGFRLTVSNRNVPKMVGQITTVLADAGINIEDMMNRHRDELAYNIIDVDGPVSDSVVTSLQAIDGVIAVRVISS; encoded by the coding sequence ATGCACACCATCAAGACCTATAACAAGATCGCAGCCAGCGGTCTGGAAATTCTTGCCGGCAAAGGCTACACGGTCGATGAGAATGCCGCAGATGCTCAGGGTATTATTCTGCGCAGTCACAAGCTGCAGCCCGAAGAAATTACCACATCCGTACTCGGTATTGCCCGTGCGGGTGCCGGCTACAACAACGTACCGGTAGATCACTGCAGTGAGCATGGCATTGTAGTCTTCAACACTCCCGGCGCAAACGCCAACGGGGTCAAGGAGCTGGTTATCGCCGGCATGCTGCTGTCCTCTCGCCAGGTATACCCGGCGCTGGCCTGGGCCCAGTCCATCAAGGATCAGGGCGAGGATGTGCCGAAAATGATCGAGAAAGAAAAATCCAGGTTTGCCGGCCCCGAGATTGCCGGAAAGACCCTTGGCATCATAGGCCTCGGCGCTATCGGGGTTCTGGTGGCCAACTCGGCAATTGCACTCGGGATGCGCGTTATCGGTTACGATCCCTTTCTGTCAGTAGAATCTGCATGGGGCATGTCGGCTGCAGTCGAGAAGGCCACCAACCCGGATCAGGTGTACCAGCAGGCCGACTATCTGACCATCCACGTGCCGCAAAACGACAAGACCAAGGGCATGATCAATGCCGAAGTCCTGGCTAAGATGAAGGACGATGCACGGATCCTGAACTTTGCCCGCGGCGGCCTGGTGGACAACGCTGCAGTCCTGGCGGCACTGGATGCCGGCACATTGGGCGCCTACGTTACCGACTTTCCCGATGCCAGCCTGCTCGGTCGTGATGATGTAATCGCCATCCCGCACCTTGGCGCGTCAACACCGGAATCCGAGGAGAACTGCGCCATCATGGCAGCCAATCAGCTGGATGAGTTCCTGACCCGTGGCAACATCATCAACTCGGTAAACTTCCCGGCCTGCTCAATGCCGATGACCACCGGATTCCGCCTGACCGTCAGTAACCGCAATGTGCCCAAGATGGTCGGACAGATCACCACGGTTCTTGCGGATGCCGGGATTAATATCGAGGACATGATGAACCGTCACCGCGATGAGCTTGCCTACAATATTATCGATGTGGACGGGCCGGTCAGTGACAGCGTGGTGACCAGCCTGCAGGCAATTGACGGTGTGATTGCGGTTCGAGTAATCTCTTCCTAA
- a CDS encoding peptidylprolyl isomerase has translation MRYIRMIITAAVLAAVAGCTSANAIPEGGRMSQGELVKLTAADGSTVDHELENGLYAVMETSKGSILLNLEYQRTPLTVTNFVGLAEGTIDNDRGDGPFYDGLTFHRVIENFMIQGGDPQGTGSGGPGYRFPDEIRSELRHDAPGILSMANAGPGTNGSQFFITHEPTPWLDGRHTVFGAVVAGQDVVNAVAQGDTIEQLRILRVGDEAQQFTADQSDFDSRLEELRREEMQGQEAFMEEQRQDIADRFDDLQDGPDGLQYTITAAGSGEPAREGQTVRINYTGSFVHGQVFDSSEGREPLEFQLGGGQIIPGFDLAVRGMQPGEKRTAVIPPHLAYGEQGAGGVIPPNAYLVFEIELLD, from the coding sequence ATGCGTTATATACGAATGATTATCACTGCCGCCGTACTGGCGGCAGTTGCCGGCTGCACCTCGGCCAATGCAATCCCCGAGGGCGGCCGGATGAGCCAAGGAGAACTTGTGAAGCTGACTGCCGCCGACGGGAGCACCGTCGATCACGAACTGGAAAACGGCCTGTATGCCGTTATGGAGACCTCAAAGGGCAGCATCCTGCTGAACCTGGAGTATCAGCGCACCCCGCTTACCGTGACCAACTTTGTCGGTCTGGCCGAGGGCACCATTGACAACGATCGCGGCGACGGCCCCTTCTATGACGGCCTGACCTTCCACCGGGTGATCGAGAACTTCATGATCCAGGGCGGCGACCCCCAGGGAACCGGCAGCGGCGGTCCCGGCTATCGGTTCCCCGACGAGATTCGCAGCGAGCTGCGGCATGACGCCCCGGGAATCCTTTCGATGGCCAATGCCGGCCCCGGCACGAACGGGAGCCAGTTCTTTATTACCCATGAGCCGACCCCCTGGCTGGACGGTCGCCACACCGTGTTCGGTGCGGTCGTGGCCGGCCAGGATGTCGTGAATGCGGTTGCTCAGGGCGATACCATCGAGCAGCTGCGGATCCTGCGCGTTGGCGACGAAGCCCAGCAGTTCACCGCTGACCAGTCGGACTTCGACTCCCGCCTTGAGGAGCTGCGCCGCGAGGAGATGCAGGGGCAGGAAGCATTTATGGAGGAGCAGCGCCAGGACATCGCCGACCGCTTCGACGATCTGCAGGATGGTCCGGATGGCCTGCAATACACCATCACGGCGGCCGGCAGCGGCGAACCGGCCCGGGAGGGACAAACCGTCCGCATCAACTACACCGGCAGTTTTGTGCACGGCCAGGTATTTGACTCCTCCGAGGGACGTGAACCGCTCGAGTTTCAACTGGGCGGCGGCCAGATTATCCCCGGATTCGATCTTGCCGTGCGCGGCATGCAGCCCGGTGAAAAGCGCACCGCGGTTATTCCCCCACATCTGGCATATGGCGAACAGGGAGCCGGCGGCGTGATTCCGCCAAACGCCTACCTGGTGTTCGAGATCGAACTGCTCGACTAA
- a CDS encoding DMT family transporter produces MTTQRNTMAVYLGLVTAMAFYGLSFISTKAVLQELGPVGILLIRISLSSLLLHLVYRLQRSRKRQRIAAGDLRFFMVVALFQPFLYFMSENLGLDRVSPAVASIIIGTIPVVTPAIAAPLLGERLSRLNIIGLVVSLAGVAVITGSGDGTEISIAGILLLFGAVLAAAGYAVAVRRVPAHYDAFTIVRMQNLLGIPMVLPFFLLFEVGAGITVSATAALHLGFLSVFPSTISFILLSNGIRQVGAGRANAFANLVPVFTAGFSVLFLAEPVVLRVWLGMALVIAGVSIAQQRHTPRTGIQES; encoded by the coding sequence GTGACAACGCAACGCAATACCATGGCGGTGTACCTTGGCCTGGTCACCGCCATGGCCTTTTACGGCCTGTCTTTCATATCCACCAAAGCTGTTCTCCAGGAACTGGGACCGGTTGGCATACTACTGATCCGGATCTCGCTGTCCAGCCTGTTGCTTCATCTGGTATATCGCCTGCAGCGCTCACGAAAGCGCCAGCGGATTGCCGCAGGTGATCTGCGATTTTTTATGGTTGTAGCCCTGTTCCAGCCGTTTCTCTACTTTATGTCCGAAAACCTGGGGCTGGATCGTGTTTCCCCGGCTGTGGCCTCGATTATCATTGGCACCATACCGGTAGTTACGCCGGCCATCGCGGCCCCCCTGCTGGGCGAACGCCTCTCACGACTGAACATAATCGGACTTGTAGTGTCGCTGGCTGGCGTAGCTGTCATCACCGGCAGCGGCGACGGCACAGAGATATCCATAGCCGGTATTCTGCTGCTGTTTGGCGCAGTCCTCGCAGCTGCCGGTTATGCCGTGGCGGTACGACGCGTGCCGGCCCATTACGATGCATTTACTATTGTACGGATGCAGAACCTGCTGGGAATCCCCATGGTACTGCCCTTTTTCCTGCTGTTCGAGGTTGGCGCAGGTATCACTGTTTCTGCTACCGCAGCCCTGCATCTGGGGTTTCTATCGGTATTCCCCTCCACCATCTCGTTCATCCTGCTGAGCAACGGAATTCGACAGGTTGGCGCCGGGCGGGCAAACGCCTTTGCCAACCTGGTACCGGTATTTACCGCCGGATTTTCCGTGCTGTTCCTGGCCGAGCCGGTAGTGCTGCGGGTCTGGCTTGGCATGGCGCTGGTAATCGCCGGTGTATCGATCGCCCAGCAGCGGCACACTCCTCGTACCGGGATTCAGGAGTCGTAG
- a CDS encoding GGDEF domain-containing protein: MQLRDIVTPLIILPAAAVLSWVFPQYNTAFIQVGLQFVALLFFLAGILLSILYHRGRVLAALMLMLLTAAAFASPVVLLLEPYQTTMVYRLLQLSMPLLLCVIAISPRRRILDPASLVWLASIALLVFAVWAVPNTEQAPRLLQPLFTLQLLPFLPPQLLPQALPQISIAMALFGLLCVILVESTYHRDPSLSLAWICAYAAVCLALITLETPARAILWFTAAGAVLAVGLIQHAHRMAFIDALTRIPNRRALDEQLSRLRSRYAIAMVDIDHFKAFNDTHGHKMGDQALRKTASHLREVDGGGKVFRYGGEEFTILFPGKTAREAGRHCQALRERIAGEPFFFRGSNRPRKLRKAEKHRRRPTRKREASDSLQITVSIGVAAQGDRASTSARVLQLADQALYHAKKNGRNRVIVARDDAPR; encoded by the coding sequence ATGCAACTGCGAGACATAGTAACCCCACTGATAATCCTGCCCGCTGCTGCGGTGCTGAGCTGGGTATTTCCCCAGTATAACACGGCCTTTATCCAGGTCGGGCTGCAGTTCGTTGCCCTGCTGTTTTTTCTTGCCGGCATTCTGCTCAGCATCCTCTATCACCGGGGACGGGTGCTGGCCGCCCTGATGCTCATGCTGCTCACCGCGGCTGCTTTCGCCTCTCCCGTAGTTTTGTTGCTGGAACCGTATCAAACCACTATGGTGTACCGTTTGCTGCAGCTGAGCATGCCGCTGCTGCTGTGCGTTATTGCGATATCACCACGGCGGCGCATCCTGGATCCGGCAAGCCTGGTCTGGCTCGCCAGCATCGCGCTGCTGGTCTTCGCGGTCTGGGCTGTGCCGAACACCGAGCAGGCACCCCGGCTGCTGCAGCCGCTGTTCACCCTCCAGCTCCTGCCCTTCCTGCCGCCGCAGCTGCTGCCCCAGGCCCTGCCGCAAATCAGCATCGCCATGGCCCTGTTCGGCCTGCTGTGCGTCATTCTGGTCGAGTCGACCTATCACCGGGATCCCTCGCTGTCACTGGCCTGGATCTGCGCCTACGCTGCGGTCTGTCTGGCACTGATAACCCTGGAAACCCCGGCCCGGGCGATACTGTGGTTTACCGCCGCCGGTGCGGTGCTGGCTGTAGGGCTGATTCAGCATGCCCATCGCATGGCGTTTATCGATGCCCTGACCCGCATACCCAATCGCCGTGCTCTCGATGAACAGCTCTCCAGGCTGCGATCACGCTATGCCATCGCCATGGTAGATATCGATCACTTCAAGGCCTTCAACGACACCCACGGCCATAAAATGGGCGACCAGGCACTGCGAAAAACTGCCTCCCATCTGCGCGAGGTTGACGGCGGCGGCAAGGTTTTCCGATACGGCGGGGAGGAATTCACTATCCTGTTTCCGGGTAAAACTGCCCGGGAGGCTGGTCGCCACTGCCAGGCGCTGCGTGAGCGCATAGCCGGTGAGCCATTCTTCTTTCGCGGCAGCAACCGGCCGCGAAAACTGCGCAAAGCCGAGAAGCATCGCCGCCGCCCGACCCGAAAACGCGAGGCCAGTGACAGTCTGCAAATCACCGTAAGCATCGGGGTGGCGGCACAAGGCGACCGGGCCTCTACCTCGGCCCGGGTACTGCAGCTTGCTGACCAGGCCCTCTACCATGCAAAGAAAAACGGCCGTAATCGGGTCATAGTTGCCCGGGACGACGCTCCCAGATAA
- a CDS encoding SiaB family protein kinase: MIEKQLPQLNHLLGENRILFCFSGPFHQELIEELGRAIQGYVRQSDEPSANQQLAFRNIFAVFIEQSQNIKRYLESLADPAAERSGIVVIGRDNNQFFVESGNKVRRDHVPELRSRLEQLQHLDKEALKRLYKETIRSERTDASAGLGFIDMARKAAAPLDFSFTPVDEQFEFFSLSVTL; this comes from the coding sequence ATGATAGAGAAACAATTACCCCAGCTGAATCACCTGTTGGGCGAGAACCGCATCCTCTTCTGCTTTAGCGGTCCGTTTCACCAGGAACTGATAGAGGAACTCGGCCGCGCCATCCAGGGGTATGTGCGCCAGTCGGACGAGCCCAGTGCCAATCAGCAGCTTGCGTTTCGGAACATCTTTGCCGTCTTTATCGAACAAAGCCAGAACATCAAACGCTATCTGGAATCGCTGGCAGACCCGGCAGCAGAACGCTCAGGCATTGTGGTGATTGGCAGGGATAACAACCAGTTCTTTGTGGAATCCGGCAACAAGGTTCGTCGCGATCATGTGCCGGAACTGAGGTCCAGGCTGGAACAGCTGCAACACCTGGACAAGGAAGCCCTTAAGCGGTTGTACAAGGAAACCATCCGCAGTGAACGGACTGATGCCAGCGCCGGCCTGGGCTTTATTGATATGGCTCGCAAGGCGGCCGCCCCCCTGGATTTCAGCTTCACCCCTGTCGATGAGCAGTTTGAATTCTTCTCGCTCAGCGTAACCCTTTAA
- the siaC gene encoding biofilm regulation phosphoprotein SiaC, giving the protein MEALHIEPTKSSPEITFDPGSGILRIQGQSYPENSFQFFEPVFAWLQQYLAQLAGPCTVQLNLDYLNTSSSKCLMDFIDLMEDAYSEGKQVRIEWLYDPDNDSSIELAEEFKEDLSLPFDILKLEE; this is encoded by the coding sequence GTGGAAGCATTGCATATAGAACCAACGAAATCATCCCCCGAGATCACCTTTGATCCGGGAAGTGGAATCCTGCGCATCCAGGGGCAGTCCTATCCCGAGAATTCCTTCCAGTTTTTCGAGCCTGTCTTCGCCTGGCTGCAGCAGTATCTGGCTCAGCTCGCGGGGCCCTGTACCGTCCAGTTGAATCTCGATTATCTGAACACCTCCTCCTCGAAGTGTCTGATGGATTTTATCGATCTGATGGAAGATGCCTATAGCGAAGGCAAGCAAGTCAGGATAGAATGGCTGTACGATCCGGACAACGACAGCTCGATTGAACTCGCCGAGGAGTTCAAGGAGGATCTGTCGCTGCCGTTTGACATCCTGAAACTCGAGGAGTAA
- a CDS encoding adenylate/guanylate cyclase domain-containing protein, with translation MPESGFESEERSLERALAYLASLENDGQDQTSCSAELRAITQQYRKLLRQSRKLMRISDRLQLQLSEANDALRLENEKRRNLQTIIRQYIPRNTWQKADLNSQTASLEIPNEEVQRSCMFLDVVDFTRFSESRPPEEVIHALNAVFRPVVGMILDSGGDIDKFIGDSIFAVFQETRTSLINAIRIQHMVNRMQFLSLRIGIHAGRVIIGNVGGAARKDNTYMGDNVNISARLQTHALPGGIMISRDALNDAQLQHELPELYSLPRTPLFVRGREQPIEIIQIDPKVIQVIAEHQFPEE, from the coding sequence GTGCCGGAATCCGGGTTTGAATCAGAAGAGCGCAGCCTGGAGCGTGCGCTTGCGTACCTTGCCTCTCTGGAGAACGACGGCCAGGATCAAACCTCCTGCTCGGCAGAGCTGCGTGCCATTACCCAACAGTACCGGAAACTCCTGCGGCAGAGCCGCAAACTGATGCGTATCAGCGACCGGCTGCAGTTGCAGCTGTCCGAGGCAAACGATGCCCTGCGACTGGAGAACGAGAAACGCCGCAACCTGCAGACCATTATCCGTCAGTATATCCCGCGCAACACCTGGCAAAAAGCCGACCTTAACTCCCAGACCGCCTCGCTGGAGATCCCGAACGAAGAGGTGCAGCGCTCCTGTATGTTCCTGGACGTAGTCGATTTTACCCGTTTCAGCGAAAGTCGGCCGCCCGAAGAGGTAATACACGCCCTGAATGCGGTCTTTCGCCCGGTAGTCGGCATGATTCTGGACAGCGGCGGAGACATCGACAAGTTTATCGGGGACTCGATCTTTGCCGTGTTTCAGGAGACACGCACCTCATTGATCAATGCTATCCGTATACAGCATATGGTTAACCGGATGCAGTTTCTTTCGCTGCGCATCGGGATCCACGCCGGCAGGGTAATCATCGGAAATGTCGGGGGCGCCGCCCGTAAGGACAATACCTATATGGGCGACAATGTAAACATTTCGGCGCGACTGCAAACCCATGCCCTGCCCGGAGGAATCATGATCTCCAGGGACGCCCTCAACGATGCCCAGCTGCAGCATGAACTGCCGGAACTGTATTCTCTGCCCAGAACCCCGCTGTTCGTACGTGGCCGCGAGCAGCCAATCGAAATAATCCAGATCGACCCCAAGGTAATTCAGGTAATTGCCGAGCATCAGTTTCCGGAGGAATAA